One window from the genome of Anticarsia gemmatalis isolate Benzon Research Colony breed Stoneville strain chromosome 8, ilAntGemm2 primary, whole genome shotgun sequence encodes:
- the LOC142974967 gene encoding ATP-sensitive inward rectifier potassium channel 12-like isoform X3, with amino-acid sequence MINKMSGLKRCISQVSMLMTGKPVNSSESAWREELQKYRQARYAARRVRKRVIFKHGDCNVVQWNVAKRRRRYLQDIFTTLVDAQWRWTLLVFALSFILSWLLFALIWWLIIFTHGDLSPPPPNENITFIPCLNNVNSFTGCFLFSVETQHTIGYGSRTTNEECPEAIFVMCIQSIVGVFIQAFMVGIVFAKLSRPKKRAQTLLYSTKAVICLRDGQLCLMFRVGDMRKSHIVEAHIRAQIIRRKITREGEVLPFYQQELKVGADGEEDRLMFIWPMTIVHKINEKSPLYNLSASDMLRERFEIVVMLEGVIESTGMTTQARSSFLPSEILWGHRFETMVSFRKDTGEYEVDYTRFNNTYEVDTPLCSAKQLDELRATVSTSQKLDRMLGTIPKTFSADTLDLSSVDSMSLDEHIEIKIPESRARENRIMAQNNFVHHINEKSRNPSHTHLAVENGQEIRNHLPNHNPNHHPNHHPNHHPEYKHHEKEHMHRSHSHASMKRVHGLTPNGVGHAGNGHEHKHDEHSKIRKSPSDNHISKTPVIPILVTSPEPEPAPA; translated from the exons atgataaataaaatgtcgGGATTAAAGAGATGTATAAGTCAAGTGTCGATGTTGATGACGGGAAAGCCTGTGAACTCATCAGAGTCTGCATGGAGAGAAGAATTACAAAA ATATCGTCAAGCCCGTTACGCAGCGAGACGCGTCCGCAAGCGCGTCATCTTCAAGCATGGAGACTGCAACGTCGTCCAATGGAACGTGGCCAAGCGCAGGCGCCGATACCTTCAGGACATCTTCACGACCCTCGTGGACGCTCAGTGGCGCTGGACGCTGCTCGTGTTCGCGCTCTCTTTCATCCTCTCCTGGTTACTGTTCGCTCTCATCTGGTGGCTCATCATCTTcacgcacggagacctctctcCACCACCCCCCAACGAAAACATCACATTCATCCCCTGCCTCAACAACGTCAACTCCTTCACCGGCTGCTTCCTCTTCTCAGTAGAAACTCAACATACTATCGGTTATGGCTCAAGAACCACCAACGAGGAGTGCCCCGAGGCTATATTCGTCATGTGCATACAGAGTATCGTCGGAGTTTTCATACAGGCTTTCATG GTGGGAATCGTGTTTGCAAAGCTCTCTAGACCTAAAAAGCGAGCCCAGACCCTGCTCTACTCGACGAAAGCTGTGATATGTTTGCGCGACGGCCAACTGTGTCTGATGTTCCGTGTCGGTGACATGAGAAAATCCCATATAGTTGAGGCGCATATAAGAGCACAAATAATCCGCCGCAAG ATAACGAGAGAGGGCGAGGTATTGCCGTTTTACCAGCAAGAGTTGAAGGTCGGCGCGGACGGGGAGGAAGACAGGCTAATGTTCATTTGGCCTATGACGATAGTACACAAGATCAACGAGAAGTCACCATTGTACAACCTTTCTGCGTCCGATATGCTGAGGGAGAGATTCGAGATCGTTGTTATGTTGG aGGGTGTGATCGAGTCAACGGGTATGACAACTCAGGCGCGCAGCAGTTTCTTACCATCAGAAATCCTGTGGGGCCACCGGTTCGAGACCATGGTCTCGTTCAGGAAGGACACTGGTGAATATGAG GTTGACTACACCAGGTTCAACAACACATATGAAGTGGACACACCTCTGTGTTCCGCGAAACAACTCGACGAGCTGAGAGCCACGGTGTCTACTTCACAGAAATTAg ATCGTATGCTGGGCACCATTCCTAAAACATTCTCTGCTGACACTCTGGACCTCAGCTCAGTCGACTCCATGTCTTTAGACGAACACATCGAGATCAAAATACCAGAATCAAGAGCCCGTGAAAACAGAATAATGGcacaaaacaattttgtacACCATATTAATGAGAAGTCTAGAAATCCAAGCCACACTCACTTGGCGGTTGAGAACGGCCAAGAAATAAGAAATCATCTTCCTAATCATAATCCTAATCACCACCCTAATCATCACCCTAATCATCACCCAGAGTATAAACATCATGAGAAGGAGCATATGCACAGAAGCCATAGTCACGCTAGCATGAAGAGGGTGCATGGCCTCACTCCGAATGGCGTCGGTCACGCGGGGAACGGCCACGAACATAAACATGATGAACATAGTAAAATCAGAAA ATCACCAAGCGACAATCACATCAGTAAGACGCCAGTGATCCCCATATTGGTGACGTCACCGGAGCCCGAGCCGGCGCCGGCCTGA
- the LOC142974967 gene encoding inward rectifier potassium channel 2-like isoform X4, producing the protein MINKMSGLKRCISQVSMLMTGKPVNSSESAWREELQKYRQARYAARRVRKRVIFKHGDCNVVQWNVAKRRRRYLQDIFTTLVDAQWRWTLLVFALSFILSWLLFALIWWLIIFTHGDLSPPPPNENITFIPCLNNVNSFTGCFLFSVETQHTIGYGSRTTNEECPEAIFVMCIQSIVGVFIQAFMVGLIFAKLARAKKRNTTLLFSRNAVICLRDGEYCLLFRVGDIRKSHILEAHVRAQIIRKKITREGEVLPFYQQELKVGADGEEDRLMFIWPMTIVHKINEKSPLYNLSASDMLRERFEIVVMLEGVIESTGMTTQARSSFLPSEILWGHRFETMVSFRKDTGEYEVDYTRFNNTYEVDTPLCSAKQLDELRATVSTSQKLDRMLGTIPKTFSADTLDLSSVDSMSLDEHIEIKIPESRARENRIMAQNNFVHHINEKSRNPSHTHLAVENGQEIRNHLPNHNPNHHPNHHPNHHPEYKHHEKEHMHRSHSHASMKRVHGLTPNGVGHAGNGHEHKHDEHSKIRK; encoded by the exons atgataaataaaatgtcgGGATTAAAGAGATGTATAAGTCAAGTGTCGATGTTGATGACGGGAAAGCCTGTGAACTCATCAGAGTCTGCATGGAGAGAAGAATTACAAAA ATATCGTCAAGCCCGTTACGCAGCGAGACGCGTCCGCAAGCGCGTCATCTTCAAGCATGGAGACTGCAACGTCGTCCAATGGAACGTGGCCAAGCGCAGGCGCCGATACCTTCAGGACATCTTCACGACCCTCGTGGACGCTCAGTGGCGCTGGACGCTGCTCGTGTTCGCGCTCTCTTTCATCCTCTCCTGGTTACTGTTCGCTCTCATCTGGTGGCTCATCATCTTcacgcacggagacctctctcCACCACCCCCCAACGAAAACATCACATTCATCCCCTGCCTCAACAACGTCAACTCCTTCACCGGCTGCTTCCTCTTCTCAGTAGAAACTCAACATACTATCGGTTATGGCTCAAGAACCACCAACGAGGAGTGCCCCGAGGCTATATTCGTCATGTGCATACAGAGTATCGTCGGAGTTTTCATACAGGCTTTCATG GTGGGTCTTATATTTGCGAAGCTGGCGCGCGCCAAAAAGCGAAACACCACTCTTCTGTTCTCTCGAAACGCGGTTATATGTCTGAGGGACGGGGAATATTGCCTCCTATTCAGAGTCGGAGATATTCGCAAGTCGCACATTCTGGAAGCGCACGTGCGTGCCCAGATAATCAGGAAAAAG ATAACGAGAGAGGGCGAGGTATTGCCGTTTTACCAGCAAGAGTTGAAGGTCGGCGCGGACGGGGAGGAAGACAGGCTAATGTTCATTTGGCCTATGACGATAGTACACAAGATCAACGAGAAGTCACCATTGTACAACCTTTCTGCGTCCGATATGCTGAGGGAGAGATTCGAGATCGTTGTTATGTTGG aGGGTGTGATCGAGTCAACGGGTATGACAACTCAGGCGCGCAGCAGTTTCTTACCATCAGAAATCCTGTGGGGCCACCGGTTCGAGACCATGGTCTCGTTCAGGAAGGACACTGGTGAATATGAG GTTGACTACACCAGGTTCAACAACACATATGAAGTGGACACACCTCTGTGTTCCGCGAAACAACTCGACGAGCTGAGAGCCACGGTGTCTACTTCACAGAAATTAg ATCGTATGCTGGGCACCATTCCTAAAACATTCTCTGCTGACACTCTGGACCTCAGCTCAGTCGACTCCATGTCTTTAGACGAACACATCGAGATCAAAATACCAGAATCAAGAGCCCGTGAAAACAGAATAATGGcacaaaacaattttgtacACCATATTAATGAGAAGTCTAGAAATCCAAGCCACACTCACTTGGCGGTTGAGAACGGCCAAGAAATAAGAAATCATCTTCCTAATCATAATCCTAATCACCACCCTAATCATCACCCTAATCATCACCCAGAGTATAAACATCATGAGAAGGAGCATATGCACAGAAGCCATAGTCACGCTAGCATGAAGAGGGTGCATGGCCTCACTCCGAATGGCGTCGGTCACGCGGGGAACGGCCACGAACATAAACATGATGAACATAGTAAAATCAGAAAGTGA